The DNA segment AGGCAGACAAGTAACCAAACGTTTCTTTGCGCACAGCGCCCGGTGCTGCCCCGCCAAGCCACAACAGGTTCAGGCTGGGGCTTTCGGCTCGTTGCTGACGGGAGTTCTGCGAACATCGCTTGATCTGGATCAGCTCGTAACGCGGCGCCGCCGTTAATCTTGGCAAAATGCCACTAAAGTTTTCGCACTTCTGTTCGAGACACTGGCTACAGAAAATAATTCAGCCTGGATGCTGCACTATGCCTTTGCGTAATTTCAGTTTGCAAACCAAGCTGCTGCTGGTGTTGACCGTGGTCAACCTGATCAGTGTGGTGTCGTTCATCAGCTACGCCCAATACGCCAAGACTCAGGACATCCGCCAGCAGATCGACAATCGCCTGCGCACCGCAGCTTATGCGGTGCCGCGAGTGCTGGGCGACAACTACCTTGACCGCGCGCGCAAGGCCGATGGCCTCAAGGAAGGCGAGTACCTCAGCCAGGTGCGCAACCTGGGCGAGTACGCCGGGGATGTGGATCTCAAGTATGCCTACAGCATGATGGTCGATGCGCAGGGCCAGGTGTATTACCTGGCCGACGGCTCCAGCGCTGCCGACATTGCCAATAACAGCTATTCCAAACACCTGCAGCATTACACCGATGCCAGCCCGGCAGTGCTGGAGGCGGCGCGCAGCGGGCAAGCGCAGTTTGATGAGTACACCGACAGCTATGGCAGTTTCCGCTCGATCTTCCTGCCACTGCGCACCGCCAGCGGTCAGGCCTATGTGGTCGGTGTGGATGTCACCCTGACCGCCCTGCAACAGGCTATCAGCGCCAGCCTGTACAGCCTGTTGCTGATCGGCGCCGCCACCTTCGGTATCGGTTTGCTGCTGTCGTGGCTGGCGGCGCGGATGCTGGTGCAGGGCATTCACCACCTGACCGGCCAGCTCAACCATATTGCTGACAAACGCGACCTGTCGACCACCGTGACCGTCATCACCGGCGATGAAATGGGCCAGATGGGCAAACGCCTGTCGAGCCTGTTGCAGGACGTGCGCCAGACCCTGGGCAGCGCCTCGGGCATGGCTGACAACAACCAGCGGCTGGCCGCGACCTTTCTGTTGCTGGCAGAAGACATTGCCAGGCGCATCCAGCAAGCCGGTGGCCAACTGGCCGATATCAACCAGCACGGCCAGTCGATTCGTCAGTCGGCCGAGCAGTCGTCCAATCTGGCCGGCACGGTGCGCGGTTACCTGGAATGCGCCACCAGCGAACTGACCCGCACCCATCAAGACCTCAAAAGCCTGATCGGCGATGTGCACCACAGCACCTCGGCCAATATAGAACTGGCCGGTGACCTGAACCGCCTGAGCAGCGAAGCCGAACAGATCGGTCAGGTGCTGCAGATGATTGCCGGGATTTCTGACCAGACCAACCTGCTGGCACTCAACGCCGCCATCGAAGCTGCGCGTGCCGGTGAAGCCGGGCGCGGCTTTGCGGTGGTGGCCGATGAAGTGCGCAAGCTGGCCGGCCAGACCCAGAGCGTGCTGACCGACGCCCAGCAAGTGATCAGCGCTGTAACCCAGGGTATCCGCCAGACCGCCCAGCGCATGGGCAGCGCGGCCGAACAGTCGCGCAACCTAGCCACCGCCTCGGACGGTACCCTGGATGTGATCGACGGGCTGGTCAAACAAATGGGCCAGGTCAGCGACACCATGGACCGCGCCCTGGCCAGCAGCGAAGAAATCCAGCACGCGGTGACCGACATCGCCGGCCGCCTGGGCGGCATGCATGAAACCTTCGAACAGACGCATCAGGGCGTGACCGAGATCCACGACTCGGCCACCACCCTGGGCAACAATGCTCAGGCGCTGAAGGTGGGGCTTGGCGTGTTCATGACCTGAGTAGTGGGTCTGAGTAGCGAGCTTTGCTCTCTCAGAATGCGGTTCCGTCTGCTGGAGCAAACATCGCTTACCAAAGCATCCATTCTGCAAGACCGGCTGCGGCGCAGTAGCCGGATTGTCAGAGCACCGGGCTGATTCCCGAATACAGACTCGCTGCGACACATCCTGACCATTGCCTGCTGCAAGCTGTCTCTACTGCCCCTCAGGAGAGACACCATGCCCACCAAGGCCCTTGCCCCCATCGCCCACAACAGCCCGCGCGCCGAGGACACCTGCGCCTTGTCATTGAAGTGGTGCTATCAATTACTGCTGGAGCTTGGCGGGCATCGGACTTTTATCAGCCGGCATGGCCTCAACGACGACGATCTGGCCGTCGAGTTGGGCCTTGGCAAGTGGCTGGACGCCGATGAGGCCAGCCCGGTCCAGTTGCGCCGCGCCCTGCGCGGGGCGGCGCGGCAGTTCGATGTGGATCATCCGTGCCTGACCTATCCCGACCGCCTGGCCGCTAACCTGATGGCGCTGGGCGAACTGTTGGCCTTGAACGAGACCGAGTTGCAGGTGCTGGGTTTCTGCGTGCTGATGTGCAGCGACCCGATTCTCAACGACACCACCGATCAACTGGGCATGCTCGGTTTCAACCGCGCTGTACGGGTCTTGTCGGTATTGTTGGGTTTGCCACAGCCCAGGATCGAAGCCTGCCTGAGCAACGACAGCGCGCTGGTGCGCAGCGGTTTGCTGGAAGTCAGCACCTCGGCCCGGGCCTCAATGGTACTCACGGCGATTATCTCGGTGGCTAACCCGGAACTGCCGGGGCTGCTGCGCCACAGCCAGGGCACGGCTCTGGAGCTGTTCAGCTATGCCTTTCGCCTGAGCCCGTCGGGTAACCTGGCTCACGAACATTACAGCCACTTGCGCCAGCCGCTGACCATTGCCGAGCGCTATCTGAACAAGGCGCTGATCAATAAACGCCGGGGCGTGAACATACTGCTGTACGGCCCGCCCGGTACCGGCAAGACCCACCTCAGCCGTCTGTTGGCGGCCAGCCTGCGCACACCGCTGTACGAAGTGGCCTGCACGGACAGCGACGGCGACCCGGTGTCCTCCAAACAGCGCCTGTGCTCCCTGCGCGCCGCCAACAGTGTGCTCGGTGCACAGCGGGCGATGTTGGTCATGGATGAAATCGAGGATGTGTTCCAGTCCACCCGACACGATCCACAAGGCCGGGCACAGAAGGCCTGGATCAACCGTATGCTGGAAGAAAACCCGCTGCCGTGCTTCTGGCTGAGCAACAGCATCGAAGCCATTGATGCCGCTCATGTGCGCCGCTTCGACCTGGTGATCGAGGTACCCAACCCGCCCTTGGCGCAGCGCAAGCGCATGTTGCGCGAATGCGGCAGCGGCAAGCTCAGCGAAGACCTCATCACCCAGCTCTCGGCCAATGAGCAGGTCACTCCGGCGGTCCTGGAGCGCGCCGTGCGGGTCGGGCGCAGCGTCTCGCAGCGCGCGGGCAAGAGCCTGGACAACGCCATTCGCTGCATTGTCGACGGCACGCTGAAAGCTCAAGGCTTCGACAGGCTGGAAAGCGCAAACAGCGATCTGCCGGCCTTCTACTCGCCGCAGTGGGTGAACACCGACCAATCCCTGGCCACGCTGACCGAAGGCCTGCGCAGCCACCCGCAAGCGCGCTTGTGCTTCTACGGCCCTCCCGGCACCGGCAAGACCGCCTTCGGTCGCTGGCTGGCACAGGCGTTGGGCAAGCCGTTGCTGGCCAAGCGGGTGTCCGACCTGGTCTCGCCCTACGTGGGTATGACCGAGCAGAACCTCGCAGGGGCCTTCGAGCAAGCGCAACAGCAAGATGCAGTGTTGCTGCTCGATGAGGTCGACAGTTTCCTGCAAGACCGACGCAAGGCTCGCCAGAGCTGGGAGATCACTGCAGTAAACGAAATGCTGACGCAAATGGAGAGTTATCGCGGACTGTTCATTGCCTCGACCAATCTGATCGCCGATCTGGACCAGGCGTCGCTGCGCCGCTTCGACCTAAAGGTGTACTTCGGCTACCTGAGCGCGCAGCAGGCGCAGTCGCTGTTCGCCACGCACCTCAAGGGTCTGAATCTCAAGGATCCACAACAGACCGCCGCCAGCCGCCTGCGCGGCGAAGCGCACCTGACGCCGGGCGACTTTGCCGCGGTGACCCGCCAAGCGCGCTTCAAGCCCTTCGCCACGGCCAACGAGCTGGCCACTGCCCTGCTCGCCGAGTGCCGCCTGAAACCTGCGGCGCAGCAACGGCCGATCGGTTTCATTCATTGATTGACACTCAAATTTTCGGGCTCTGCGCCGATAGCCCGCAAACCGGAATTATTAGACGGCTTACTGCCGCCTGGCCACAAGGAAGAATGCTTTGCCCTCTGCCAAAACGAAGTCGGCTTTGAGCCGCCAGTGGGACTTGCTCAAGCTGCTGCCACGCACCTCGCCAGGTTACACCGTGGCCGACCTGCACAAACGTCTTATCAGTGGAGGGCATGAAATCACCCGGCGTACCGTCGAGCGCGACCTTCTGGATCTGTCCTTCGCGTTCAACCTGCACAGCGAGGAAAGCACTACCCCACGCGGCTGGTTCTTGCCTCGCGGAGCTGATCTGGCACTGTCAGGGATCAGCCTACCCGAAGCCGTCAGCCTGCGCCTGGTCGAAGATGCCGTACGCCCGCTGTTGCCAGCCAGCATGCTCAGTATTCTGGACTCACGCTTTAATCTTGCCCGTAGCAAGCTTGAGGGCGTTGAGGATGGCAGCCCTGGCGCACGCTGGCCCGAGAAAGTCGCCAGTGTGCGCTCTGACTTCAACCTGTTGCCGCCACAGATCAATGCCAGGACGTTGGAAACCATCCAGCAGGCGCTGATCACCGAAAAGCAGCTCCGCTGTCGCTACTACTCGGCGCATTCAGACAAATCCAGCGAACTGACCCTCAACCCGCTGGCCATCGTGCAAAGGGGCCAGATCACTTACCTGATCGCTACGGCCGAAGGCTACAGCGACATCCGTCAGTACGCGGCGCATCGCTTTCAGGACATCGAAGAACTGCAGGTGCCGTGTGAGGGCGTGCAGCAGTTCAAGCTGCAGGATTACCTGGCCACCGACGCTCTGCAGTTCGGCACGCCGACAAAAATCCGCTTCAAGGCCTGGATCAGTGCCCGCCAGGCCCGCCTGATTCGCGAAACACCGCTCAGCCAGGATATGGAACTGCAGGCGCAGGAGGACGGTTTTCTGGTGCAAGCCACCGTGAGCGATACCTGGCAATTGCAGTGGTGGGTTCTGTCTCAGGGTGATGACCTGGTGGTCCATGAACCGGTCGAGCTTCGCCAGCGAGTCCAGAACACGTTGCGCCGGGCTCTGCGGGCTTACGACGACAACCACTCTCATCAAGCAGCGCAACAAACCGAAGCAACAACCGACAACCAAGGAAAGTAATGAAAAAGGCTATCAGGAAAGAACACCGGGCGCGCCGTGCCATTCTGGTACTTGAATCGCCATGGCAACTGGATGAGCGGGATGCCAACCGCTCCAGTGTCGTACCCTTTGTGGAAGGCATCGCCAAATACGCTGGCGATACTGAGGTCTACCACGCCAACTTCTACAACAAGCGCACCTTCGAGCAGGCCTTTGATGTGCTGCGTCGTTGTGGCGCAGACAACGCTCTGGTGTACATCGCCGCACACGGCGCCAAAGGCAAGATTGCAGGGTCGAAAATCGAAGACCTGATTTTCACAATCGGCGCGCATGCCCAAGAGTCCAACATCACCGGCATCATGATCGGGTCCTGCTACGTGGGTGAGGACACAACCATGATGGAAGTGTTCATGGAAGGCACCGGGCTGCGCTGGTGCGCCGGTTATGGTTCCAGTTGCGAATGGCTGACCGGTACCATGATCGACTGCGCGATCATGGCGCAGATGCTCGAACTCGATGAAGATGATCTAAGCGACCGAGACCTGATGGTTGAAAACCTCGGAGCAGCATTGAGTCCGTTTTCCAGAAGTTTTGCTATTGGTGCCGACACCGCGAACAACGATGTCGCGCTGGAAGACTCCATCAACTTCGTCGTCCAGCCTTCCGGACGGGGCTTCCGGGCCCGGGACGTCAAGGCGGAAGTTCTCGCCGAGTACGAGTTCTTTCAGATCTACGAAGACTATGACGAAGAAGACGAGGACGATTGATCCTCGATACCCGCCTGAGGATGATCAGGCACTGGTCCGGCAACTGGAAGAAACCCGTTATCCATCCCCGCCCTGAACGGCGGGGCTGGTCGCGCCCCGATGGTCAGGACATTCACGGCCCCTGCCAGAGTAGCCGCCGTCTGCCCATGAATACGTTTGGCGACATACCCCTGGAGCATACGACCCTGACCATCGATGCAGATCGACACCTGCGCCTTGTCTATTACACTCCGGGCGAAAACTGCAGCACAAAGATCGAGTTCGAACAGTGGCTGGCTTCACCGCAGTTGTGACGAAACAGAAACGGATCCTAGAATCCCCCCGAACCTCACAGGGAGTCACGCATGTCATTCAGGGTGCTGGTTGTCGGCGGCTACGGCAATTTCGGTTTTATCGTCTGTCGGCATCTGTCCGGTGCGCCGGGCATCGAGCTGTTCGCGGCCGGGCGCGATGCGGCGCGTTTGCACAAGCTGGCAGGCCAATTCCCGCTGCAGACCTGGTGCGGTGACGCCCAGGGGGCAGGGTTTGCCGAGGCGCTGCGTCAGTTGCAGATCAATCTGGTGATCCACACCGGCGGGCCGTTTCAGGGGCAGCCCTACCGGGTCGCCGAGCAGTGCATCGAAGCGGGCGTGCATTACTGCGACCTGGCCGACTGCCGGACCTTCGTCAACGGTATTGATGTGCTCGATGCCCAGGCCAAAGCGGCCGGGGTCGCCGTGCTCAGCGGCTGCAGTTCGGTGCCGAGCCTGTCGGCGGCGTTGCTGGATGAACACCGCCAGCACTTCAGCCGCATCGACCGGATCGAGCACGGCATTTCCTCGTCCTCGAAGATGCCCGGCCTGGCCACCATCGAGGGCGTCCTGGCTTACGCTGGCCAGCCGATCCTGCAACGCCGCAATGGCCAGCCCCACGCGGTGCCAGGCTGGCTGGGCTTGCAACGCCGGCATTTAGCGGGGCTGGGCTGGCGCTGGCTGGCCAATGTCGATGTACCGGACATGGACCTGTTCGGCGCCCGTTATGGCGCCCGTGAGCTAGTGTTCAAGGCCGGTCCCGGCCTGATGCCCGGCGCCCTGGCCAATGCGCTGCTGGCCCAGGCGCGGCGCATGGGGCTGATCAACGACCCGCAACCCTGGGCGCGGCGCCTGCACCGGCTGGGCACGGCCTGCGAACGGTTCGGTAACGGTCTCAGCGCGCTGTACATCGAGGCCCATGGCGTGGACCACAACAACCTGCCGTTGCGCCTGAATATCCAGCTCACCGCCGCACGCGAGAAAGGCCCGGAAATACCCAGCTGCGCCTCGGTGGCGTTGGCCCGCAAGCTGGCCAACGGTTACCGGCCTGCAGCAGGCGCGCGCCCTTGCCTGGACGAAATCAGCGTGGCCGAGTACCTGGCCGCCATCGACGCACCGAACGATATCCGGCTCAGCGTGCAGTACCAAGGTCCGGCATGACTTACCTGTACCTCAAGTATCTGCACGTCATCGCAGCGGTATTTCTGTTCGGTTTCGGCATGGGTTCGTACCTGTACCTGATCGCCGCACAGCGGACCCGCAACCCGGTTGTCATCGCCTCGGTGGCAAAGATGGTGGTGCGCTTTGACACTTGGATCACCACCCCGGCCGGGGTCCTGCAATTGGCCACCGGCCTTGGCATGCTGCACCTGACCGGTCTGTCGATAGCCCAGCCCTGGCTGCGCGATGCGCTGATCGTGTTTGTCGCGGTCGGCCTGTTGTGGCTGCCGGTGCTGGTGCTGCAAAAACGCATGCAGAGCCTGGCCGAACACGCCGCCGAGCGCGGTCTGGCACTGCCGTCGAACTGGAACCGGCTGTACCGGCCATGGCTATGGATGGGCGTGGCGGGGTTCGCCGGGATGTTCGTGATTGTGCTGTTGATGGTGACCAAGCAGGGCTTGTTTTAAAGCATGCCCTCATGGCGCGGGCGGATCGTACTCGTTCACGTGCGGAATGTTTTTCTGTAAGCGCCCCAGCAGGTCGACGAGTGTATCCACCTCGGCGGACGACAGGCCGTCGAGCAACCGGCTCTCGCGCTCCAGCGCGACTTTCAATACCCGATCATGCAAAGCCTTGCCTTCTGGCGTCAGGCTGACGGTATAGCGCCGACCGTCGAGCTTATCCACCTGGCTGGTCGCATAGCCCTGTTGTTCCAGGGCCTGAAGGGATCTGCTGACCGCCCCCTTGTCCAGCCCGATGACCTGGCATACGCGGTTGGCCGTGATGTTGTTCTCCACCGCAAGCATTGAAAGCAAGCGCCACTCGACCACGCCGATACCAAAGTGCTTGCGGTACGTCAGAGAAGCGCCCGTAGCCAGTTTGTTGGCCAAGAAGGTCAGCAACGCCGGAACGTAGCGAACAAGATCAAGCTGAGTGGGTGCAGGCATAAAAATACGAACCTTAAGAATCAAACGTTTCAGGCAAATTGGTTGACACCGCAACTAAATACGCCGATTCTACATTCCACGAACCGTGCGTGCTGATCGCATCATAAGCGACAGCCTGATCCCACAAGAATAAATAACGGGAATCCTCATGAACCACACACCTATCCTGCACCCGCCCTCCGCCACCACGTGAGCTAAGCGCTCAGCCCCTATTGAACATTTTTGTGCCACTTGACTGTGGAGGGAGAAGCCATGCTCCGTGTAAAGGTTAGCCACAAGCACCTTGTGGCCGATGATATCTGCAGCTTCGAGCTGTCCCCCGTCGACGAGCAGATCCTGCCCGCGTTCACCGCAGGCGCCCATATCGACGTCTGGACCCCAGCAGGGACGGTGCGCCAGTACTCGCTCTGCAACCACCCTGAAGAACGCCATCGCTACCTGATTGGTGTCCTGCGTGATCCCCACTCAAGGGGCGGTTCGCAGGCCATGCACGAGCTTGTGCAGGAAGGCCAGGAACTCACCATCAGTGCGCCACGAAATCTTTTTCCACTGTCGCCCGATGGGAAAAAACACCTTCTGCTCGCCGGTGGCATTGGCATCACACCCATGCTGGCGATGGCCTATGAGCTGTCCCAGCGCGGCGTTGATTTCGAGTTGCACTACTGCTTTCGCGCCAAAGCAAAAGCCGCGTTTATCGATGTGCTTGAGTCAGCGCCCTTTGCCCGGAACGTGGTGCTGCACGATGACAGCGCCGGCCCGGACGCCGCGTTGAATGCGAGCCTGTTGCTGCAGTCCCCCGTGACTGGCGTTCACCTGTATGTGTGTGGCCCAGGCGGGTTCATGGATTACATCCTGAAGGCCGCCGAAGCTGCGCACTGGCCGCAGGAACAGGTTCATCGGGAGTTCTTCGCCGCCGCACCTGTCGATCAGACCGGCGATCAAGCGTTTGAAGTGGTGCTCGCACGATCGTCCCTCACCTTTCAGATCCCGGCCGACCGCAGCGTCTTCGAAGTGCTTGATGAGGCCGGTATCGAGATACAAAGCTCCTGTGAACAGGGCATCTGCGGCAGCTG comes from the Pseudomonas sp. StFLB209 genome and includes:
- a CDS encoding AAA family ATPase, which codes for MPTKALAPIAHNSPRAEDTCALSLKWCYQLLLELGGHRTFISRHGLNDDDLAVELGLGKWLDADEASPVQLRRALRGAARQFDVDHPCLTYPDRLAANLMALGELLALNETELQVLGFCVLMCSDPILNDTTDQLGMLGFNRAVRVLSVLLGLPQPRIEACLSNDSALVRSGLLEVSTSARASMVLTAIISVANPELPGLLRHSQGTALELFSYAFRLSPSGNLAHEHYSHLRQPLTIAERYLNKALINKRRGVNILLYGPPGTGKTHLSRLLAASLRTPLYEVACTDSDGDPVSSKQRLCSLRAANSVLGAQRAMLVMDEIEDVFQSTRHDPQGRAQKAWINRMLEENPLPCFWLSNSIEAIDAAHVRRFDLVIEVPNPPLAQRKRMLRECGSGKLSEDLITQLSANEQVTPAVLERAVRVGRSVSQRAGKSLDNAIRCIVDGTLKAQGFDRLESANSDLPAFYSPQWVNTDQSLATLTEGLRSHPQARLCFYGPPGTGKTAFGRWLAQALGKPLLAKRVSDLVSPYVGMTEQNLAGAFEQAQQQDAVLLLDEVDSFLQDRRKARQSWEITAVNEMLTQMESYRGLFIASTNLIADLDQASLRRFDLKVYFGYLSAQQAQSLFATHLKGLNLKDPQQTAASRLRGEAHLTPGDFAAVTRQARFKPFATANELATALLAECRLKPAAQQRPIGFIH
- a CDS encoding DUF2269 family protein, whose translation is MTYLYLKYLHVIAAVFLFGFGMGSYLYLIAAQRTRNPVVIASVAKMVVRFDTWITTPAGVLQLATGLGMLHLTGLSIAQPWLRDALIVFVAVGLLWLPVLVLQKRMQSLAEHAAERGLALPSNWNRLYRPWLWMGVAGFAGMFVIVLLMVTKQGLF
- a CDS encoding MarR family winged helix-turn-helix transcriptional regulator — protein: MPAPTQLDLVRYVPALLTFLANKLATGASLTYRKHFGIGVVEWRLLSMLAVENNITANRVCQVIGLDKGAVSRSLQALEQQGYATSQVDKLDGRRYTVSLTPEGKALHDRVLKVALERESRLLDGLSSAEVDTLVDLLGRLQKNIPHVNEYDPPAP
- a CDS encoding helix-turn-helix transcriptional regulator — encoded protein: MPSAKTKSALSRQWDLLKLLPRTSPGYTVADLHKRLISGGHEITRRTVERDLLDLSFAFNLHSEESTTPRGWFLPRGADLALSGISLPEAVSLRLVEDAVRPLLPASMLSILDSRFNLARSKLEGVEDGSPGARWPEKVASVRSDFNLLPPQINARTLETIQQALITEKQLRCRYYSAHSDKSSELTLNPLAIVQRGQITYLIATAEGYSDIRQYAAHRFQDIEELQVPCEGVQQFKLQDYLATDALQFGTPTKIRFKAWISARQARLIRETPLSQDMELQAQEDGFLVQATVSDTWQLQWWVLSQGDDLVVHEPVELRQRVQNTLRRALRAYDDNHSHQAAQQTEATTDNQGK
- a CDS encoding saccharopine dehydrogenase family protein, translated to MSFRVLVVGGYGNFGFIVCRHLSGAPGIELFAAGRDAARLHKLAGQFPLQTWCGDAQGAGFAEALRQLQINLVIHTGGPFQGQPYRVAEQCIEAGVHYCDLADCRTFVNGIDVLDAQAKAAGVAVLSGCSSVPSLSAALLDEHRQHFSRIDRIEHGISSSSKMPGLATIEGVLAYAGQPILQRRNGQPHAVPGWLGLQRRHLAGLGWRWLANVDVPDMDLFGARYGARELVFKAGPGLMPGALANALLAQARRMGLINDPQPWARRLHRLGTACERFGNGLSALYIEAHGVDHNNLPLRLNIQLTAAREKGPEIPSCASVALARKLANGYRPAAGARPCLDEISVAEYLAAIDAPNDIRLSVQYQGPA
- a CDS encoding methyl-accepting chemotaxis protein; this translates as MPLRNFSLQTKLLLVLTVVNLISVVSFISYAQYAKTQDIRQQIDNRLRTAAYAVPRVLGDNYLDRARKADGLKEGEYLSQVRNLGEYAGDVDLKYAYSMMVDAQGQVYYLADGSSAADIANNSYSKHLQHYTDASPAVLEAARSGQAQFDEYTDSYGSFRSIFLPLRTASGQAYVVGVDVTLTALQQAISASLYSLLLIGAATFGIGLLLSWLAARMLVQGIHHLTGQLNHIADKRDLSTTVTVITGDEMGQMGKRLSSLLQDVRQTLGSASGMADNNQRLAATFLLLAEDIARRIQQAGGQLADINQHGQSIRQSAEQSSNLAGTVRGYLECATSELTRTHQDLKSLIGDVHHSTSANIELAGDLNRLSSEAEQIGQVLQMIAGISDQTNLLALNAAIEAARAGEAGRGFAVVADEVRKLAGQTQSVLTDAQQVISAVTQGIRQTAQRMGSAAEQSRNLATASDGTLDVIDGLVKQMGQVSDTMDRALASSEEIQHAVTDIAGRLGGMHETFEQTHQGVTEIHDSATTLGNNAQALKVGLGVFMT
- a CDS encoding PDR/VanB family oxidoreductase, whose protein sequence is MLRVKVSHKHLVADDICSFELSPVDEQILPAFTAGAHIDVWTPAGTVRQYSLCNHPEERHRYLIGVLRDPHSRGGSQAMHELVQEGQELTISAPRNLFPLSPDGKKHLLLAGGIGITPMLAMAYELSQRGVDFELHYCFRAKAKAAFIDVLESAPFARNVVLHDDSAGPDAALNASLLLQSPVTGVHLYVCGPGGFMDYILKAAEAAHWPQEQVHREFFAAAPVDQTGDQAFEVVLARSSLTFQIPADRSVFEVLDEAGIEIQSSCEQGICGSCMTQVLEGTPDHRDQFMTKAEHALNDQFTPCCSRAKTPRLVLDL